The sequence GCGGGCGAGGATCGCCGCCTCGACGTTCATCACGCCGCCCATGCAGAAGGGGGTGGAGTGGTGCTCGTTGAGCATCAGCCCGTCGAAGCCCACGGCTTCGGCGTACAGCTTCTCGTCCAGGTAGCGGTTGTACAGCTCCGCGCCCAGCTTCGGGTCGTAGGTGCCGTTGGAGATGGCGAGGTCGGTGATGTCGCGGCCGGTGGCGCCGAAGTAGC is a genomic window of Dehalococcoidia bacterium containing:
- a CDS encoding LLM class flavin-dependent oxidoreductase gives rise to the protein MFIGYFTERPYQDPNSGYFGATGRDITDLAISNGTYDPKLGAELYNRYLDEKLYAEAVGFDGLMLNEHHSTPFCMGGVMNVEAAILAR